A window of the Candidatus Methylomirabilota bacterium genome harbors these coding sequences:
- a CDS encoding prepilin-type N-terminal cleavage/methylation domain-containing protein: MVKKMSGIRLGKGGFTLIEMIFVLAIILILVSFIIPIAMEKVRDVQFARANADIQTIYTTLILFQIDLGIFPVCDDENCDPVDFSAQTLRFLAFGDGTDDIQDTFPAD, from the coding sequence GTGGTGAAGAAAATGAGTGGTATAAGGCTTGGGAAAGGGGGATTTACCCTGATCGAAATGATCTTTGTCCTTGCGATTATACTAATCTTAGTGAGCTTTATAATACCAATAGCTATGGAAAAGGTCCGGGACGTACAGTTTGCGAGGGCAAATGCTGACATACAGACCATATACACTACCCTAATCTTGTTTCAAATTGACTTAGGCATATTCCCCGTCTGTGACGACGAAAACTGTGATCCGGTCGATTTCAGCGCTCAGACCCTCAGATTCTTGGCCTTCGGCGATGGGACAGATGACATACAAGACACCTTTCCTGCGGACGA